One region of Gymnogyps californianus isolate 813 chromosome 28, ASM1813914v2, whole genome shotgun sequence genomic DNA includes:
- the LOC127026520 gene encoding olfactory receptor 10A7-like: MKPTEGPELGNHTLLTEFVLSGLSNHPALQHLLFFTFCLIYTITIIGNLLIFMVTVHPTLRMPMYFFLQVLSFLDISTASSVVPKMLVNFLSEDRSISYMGCATQLYCVIFLAATEWYILAAMAYDRYVAICNPLRYAIIMNCRVCHSLVLLSCCSGNVVSVVQTAWVFTLPFCGPKKINYFFCDIPPLIMLSCTDTSSYEKQIITATVLVIFAPFCLILVSYACIISSILKISSAEGRHKTFSTCSSHLIVVTLYCGSGTLIYLQPKANYSQDAKKVLALIYTTIIPTLNPLIYSLRNKDVKEVLIRMMAELMKK, encoded by the coding sequence ATGAAGCCAACAGAAGGACCAGAACTAGGAAACCAcactctgctgactgaatttgTCCTCTCTGGATTGTCCAACcacccagcactgcagcactTGCTGTTCTTCACATTCTGCTTGATTTACACCATCACCATCATTGGGAACCTTCTCATCTTCATGGTCACAGTACACCCCACCCTCCGCATgcccatgtacttcttcctccagGTCTTGTCCTTCCTGGATATTTCCACAGCATCGAGTGTTGTTCCCAAGATGCTGGTAAACTTCCTGTCAGAGGACAGGAGCATTTCCTACATGGGCTGTGCCACGCAGCTCTACTGTGTGATTTTCTTAGCAGCCACTGAATGGTACATTTTGGCAGCCATGGCCTATGACCGTTACGTGGCCATATGCAACCCCCTTAGATATGCAATCATCATGAACTGCAGAGTTTGTCATTCCTTGGTCCTGCTGTCATGCTGCAGTGGTAATGTTGTGTCTGTGGTGCAGACAGCTTGGGTGTTCACATTGCCGTTTTGCGGACCCAAGAAGATTAACTACTTCTTCTGTGATATTCCCCCACTCATCATGCTCTCCTGCACCGACACCTCTTCATATGAAAAGCAGATCATTACAGCCACAGTGCTGGTCATCTTTGCACCATTTTGTCTCATCCTGGTATCCTATGCCTGCATCATCTCCAGCATCCTGAAGATTTCCTCTGCAGAGGGCAGGCACAAGACCTTCTCCACCTGTTCCTCACACCTTATTGTTGTAACATTGTACTGTGGAAGTGGGACCTTGATTTACTTACAGCCCAAAGCCAATTACTCTCAAGACGCTAAGAAAGTCCTAGCTCTCATATACACAACCATAATTCCCACATTAAACCCCCTGATTTACAGCCTGAGGAATAAAGATGTGAAAGAAGTACTAATCAGAATGATGGCTGAGCtgatgaagaaataa